A segment of the Ammospiza caudacuta isolate bAmmCau1 chromosome 2, bAmmCau1.pri, whole genome shotgun sequence genome:
GATGACCTGTGCCCTGAGATCCATGTACATTTTTGGGGAAGGCTGCCCCTTTCTCCAAGGCCATCTGGACAAGTGCCTGCTGAACAAGAACATCTACCTGCGCTTCTCCAGGAAGGAGGCTCTGGTGAACCCCGTGTACGTGGGGAACATCGCCTGGGCACACGTGCAGGCCGCCAAAGCCCTGCGGGCCCCGCAGAGAGCCAAGCACGTCAGGGGCAAGTTCTACTACATTTCAGATGACACTCCTCACATGAGCTACGCCGACCTGAATTACGAGCTGACCAAGgagctggggtttgggattgagCCCCGGCTCCCCATGCCCCTGACAATGCTCTATTACTTCtcgctgctgctggagatgctgagcTTCCTGCTGAGGCCCTTTGTCAGATATGTCCCCTCCACCAATCGCCACCTGGTCACGCTGCTCAACACCCCCTTCACCTTCTCCTACAGAAAGGCACAGCAGGATTTTGGCTACGTGCCCCGCTACTCGTGGGAAGAGGCCAAGCAGGGCACTGGTGAGTGGCTTGCCTCCGTGATCCCCCAGAGAAGGCTGAtcttgcagagcagcactgcctgagCCCGAAGAGGAGCTGAAACCCAGCTAAGCAAGTAGGGCCTTGAGCCAGAGGAGagcctgtcacagacatgttttatgaaaaatcctttccttaggatttttttctcctgagaagctgagaggtctcaagaacaaaatgtaaacaattattatctgctgctgtggaatgcagcaggtggatctgtgattggtctcatgcaGTTGTTcttaattaatggccaatcacagtccaaaTGTGTCTCCCTCTGGTCAGACACAAGATTTTGTTATTCATTCaattcttcttctttcttgttagccttctgatgaaatcctttctcctattcttttagtatagttttaatataatatatatatcataaaataataaatcaagccttctgaaacatggagtcagatccttgtctcttccctggTCCTaggacccctgcaaacaccaccacagagggccaggagagcagcagcagcagcaaactaCAAAGCATTTAAATGAATACTTTGTGTAAGAGCCCACTGCAATCCCTCACCCTCGACCtcagaataaataaaagtaaaatgttCATTTGTTTGTTGAGTACAGGCTGATGAGGGTAACTGTACTGCATAGTTCACACCCACTTGTACATCTCTGCAGCACAAGGACTTATTTTAGCAAGACTCCACACAATCCATGGTGTGAACACTTCGGCCCTTCTTTCACTCCACGCCACCTCCAAGGCTTTTGTAAAACACAACTTGTCCTAGAAGTATTACACATTACAAATGTGCACCACTCAGCTACTCCCTATTCACTCAGAGTTTGCCAACCTCACCAAACAGTAGGCAGGCAGAAGCCACCTGATGGCAAAAGCTGCAACAAATCTTGTTCACTTTTTCAAGGGTGTTGTGCATTTCATGTTCATCTGACAGTCAAACTCTGAGCACCGTAAGCATCATGAGATCAAAAGTACAATGTAAGTGCAATACAGTTTTAATCAGGACAGCATgtggagggagagaagggaCAGATCTGGTCAGGTGAATACTTTATACACCCTCATTTTGCAATAAATCCAGTGGGTGTCCAGCAGAACAACTTCAAGAAAATGGAACGGAGAAAAATATTGCAGGAAGGCCTTGATCACAGAGGGGTTCCCACTGCAGAGTCAATGTATTTGTGAGCgctgaggaaaaataaagagtGCTGAAAAATATCCTGCTCTTACCACACTTCAGCTGGGAACAAAGGCTAACCTAGGCTGATAGGTACACGTGTGCTGCCCCTGTGCTTCTCTGATAGCCACATGAGCTTCTGCACAATGTGTGACTTGACTTGTGGGCAAAAATA
Coding sequences within it:
- the LOC131554580 gene encoding 3 beta-hydroxysteroid dehydrogenase/Delta 5-->4-isomerase-like, with product MSLAGVSCLVTGAGGFLGQRIVCLLLEEEEAPAEIRLLDKAFSAEALRRFDKFKGKTELKILEGDIRDVTFLHRACQGVSLVIHTASLIDTLGLIEKKLLWEVNVTGTQLLLEACIRCNVQHFIYTSTIEVTGPNCKGDPIFNGDEDTAYESTSKFPYAQSKRLAEDAVLKADGQVLKDGGTLMTCALRSMYIFGEGCPFLQGHLDKCLLNKNIYLRFSRKEALVNPVYVGNIAWAHVQAAKALRAPQRAKHVRGKFYYISDDTPHMSYADLNYELTKELGFGIEPRLPMPLTMLYYFSLLLEMLSFLLRPFVRYVPSTNRHLVTLLNTPFTFSYRKAQQDFGYVPRYSWEEAKQGTGEWLASVIPQRRLILQSSTA